attttaatcctgCATTTTctgaaaaaatatataatttaatttgtcTTGTTGGATTTAATTAACTATTTCATTAATCGTTTTCATCAATGCAGAACTTACACTTAAAAGTTCTTTGCTTTGAAAAAGCAAAAAGAAAGATGGCCTTTCTCTACTCTTCCGCAGACCCATCTCAGTTTTAGTCTATGGGGAGGGAGGACAGGCTTCTTGGCTATCGACCCCTCTTCCCTACCTCCCTTTATTTTGCTTTAGTTTTAGTTTGTCTTTTCTTTAGTTAGTCTTTTGAATAGTAAGAGCATATCTTTCGTGAGGGAGGGAGTATTTTGTTTCTtccctcttttatttttttctctgtTTTTGGTCTCTCCCTCTCCTATCGAAGGGCAATATTTTCTCTTCCCCATTTGTCGAGTGATTTCTAGTTTGTGTTGGTTTGTTAGATTGCAGATATGTGCTAAATGGTGCTAAATGATAAGGGAAGAGGTTTGATTTGCTTGTGGATGGTCCACGCATGTTCTCAGAGGTCTCTCTGCTGGCTGATGTCTCATAAGACAAGGTGCTGGCCATCGATTCTGCAAGGACTATAGGAGATTGAGAAACCAGTAACTATGCCATGCCTCTCCTAGCTTATGTAGCCAAGGCTTCTGTACTAGTATTGATTATTGCACTTTTCACCCTGCATTTTTAAGATCGAAGGCGATGTGTCATATAGACCTTCGGCTGTGGCGAGAAGTTGTATTTAGTTTGAGCCTTCCTTGTGTTTAAAGAGGTTGTGCTTTCTTCTTTGCATCTTTTGCAATTTCGCCTACAGTTGGTTTTCTTGGCCAACACTGGCAAAGTAGTCCTGAAGCCATGGCTACAAGAATTTAAGATATAGGTTGTGGGCATATTTGGGCTTGTAATGAATTTGGGTTTGAAGTAGTGTAGTTTTTCTTTTGGGCTAGCCTTATATTTTCTTCAATGAAATATGTCTTTCTCGTTAAGAAAAACACTTAcccttaaaaattaattatttcattcaTCGTTTTCATTAATTTAACTGTTTGTAAAAAATTTACGAGTTAAACAATAATAGTGTGTGGATCAAAGTTAAAATCCATCAGCCGATTTGACCCGTGCCGGTCCAAACCGGTATTTTTTTTTGTCTGCTACCGATATCAAACCACCGCCATAGCGCCGCTCTCTTTCACTCTTCCTTTCTTTTAGGGCAGTCACCTGAACGCTAACACCCTTTTCTGGTTATTGAATCCAAAAACCCATATCTCTTTTCATCGGAAAAAATGGTTTTCGTTAAATCTCCAAACAACAAGACCCTCTTTCTCCACGTCAACCCCAACATCACCACCCTTTCAGCCCTCAAAAACCACATCCACTCCCAATCCCAAATTCCCATCTCTCGCCAACTATTTTTATTGCCTTCATTTAGTCCCGTTTATAATCCAAACGGCCTTCAAAATTCCGATGAAATTCTCCTCTCCCAGCTGGGTATCACCCCCTATTCCACCCTGACCCTGTATATACCTTTCCTTGGTGGCACCCAACCTCCTGCTCCGCCTAAGCCCCGCCTTGATTTCCTAAATTCTAAGCCTCCCCCCAACTATGTCGCTGGTCTTGGGCGTGGTGCCACGGGCTTCACCACCCGGTCTGATATTGGTCCAGCTCGTGCTGCTCCTGATCTTCCTGACCGATCTGCTACCACCATTGGAGGAGCATCGAGTGCCGCGTCTGGGATCGGCCGTGGCCGGGGAAAAGGCGGCGAAGAAGAAGAGGATGATGAGGGGGATGATAAGGGTTACGACGAGAACCAGAAATTCGATGAGTTTGAAGGGAACGACGTCGGGCTGTTTGCTTCGGCGGAATATGACGAGGACGACAAGGAAGCAGATGCGGTATGGGAGGCAATTGATAAGAGGATGGATTCGCGGCGAAAGGACAGGAGGGAGGCGAGATTGAAGCAGGAGATCGAGAAGTACCGAGCTTCAAATCCGAAGATCACTGAGCAATTCGCGGATTTGAAGAGGAAATTGTACACGTTATCCGCCCAAGAATGGGAGAGCATACCAGACATTGGTGATTACTCGTTGAGAAACAAGAAGAGGAGATTTGAGAGCTTCGTACCAGTACCCGATACCCTTCTCGAGAAGGCGAGGCAAGAGCAGGAGCATGTTACTGCTTTGGACCCCAAGAGCAGAGCTGCTGGTGGGACTGAAACGCCATGGTCGCAGACTCCAGTCACTGACCTGACTGCTGTTGGTGAAGGGAGAGGCACTGTGTTGTCATTGAAGTTAGATAGGTTATCCGATTCTGTTTCAGGGCTCACTGTGGTGGATCCTAAAGGCTATTTGACGGATTTGAAGAGTATGAAGATTACAAGTGATGCAGAGATTTCGGATATTAAGAAGGCGAGGTTGTTGTTGAAGAGTGTTACTCAGACTAACCCAAAACACCCGCCTGGTTGGATTGCTGCTGCAAGGTTGGAAGAGGTGGCCGGGAAGATTCAGGCAGCAAGGCAGTTGATACAAAGGGGCTGAGGAATGTCCTACAAATGAGGATGTTTGGTTAGAGGCATGTAGGCTGGCTAGCCCTGATGAAGCCAAAGCAGTTATAGCTAAGGGAGTGAAGAGTATACCAAATTCTGTTAAGTTGTGGTTGCAGGCTGCAAAACTGGAACACGATGATGTGAATAAAAGTAGGGTTTTGAGGAAGGGTTTAGAGCATATTCCCGATTCAGTTAGGTTGTGGAAATCTGTTGTGGAGTTGTCTAATGAGGAGAATGCTAGAACATTACTTCACAGAGCAGTGGAATGTTGTCCTTTGCACGTCGAATTGTGGTTGGCGTTGGCAAGATTGGAGACATATGATAATGCGAAGAAGGTGTTGAACAGGGCCAGGAAAAGTTGGCCAAGGAGCCTGCTATATGGATAACTGCTGCCAAGTTGGAGGAGGCAAACGGTAATACATCAATGGTGGGAAAGATTATAGAGAGAGGTATCAGAGCTTTACAGAGAGAAGGGTTAGTGATTGATAGGAGGCATGGATGAAGGAGGCTGAGGCAGCGGAAAGGGCAGGCTCTGTGGTGACTTGTCAAGCAATTATTAAGAACACAATTGGAATTGGAGTGGAGGAAGAGGATAGGAAGAGAACATGGGTGGCAGATGCAGAGGAATGTAAGAAGAGGGGATCTATTGAGACTGCTAGAGCTATTTATGCTCATGCACTAACTGTGTTTTTGACTAAGAAGAGTATTTGGCTTAAAGCTGCACAGCTTGAGAAGAGTCATGGGACTAGGAGTCGCTTTTCGCTTTGTTGCGCAAGGCGGTTACTTATAGGCCACAAGCTGAAGTTCTGTGGCTTATGGGTGCTAAAGAGAAGTGGCTTGCCGGCGATGTGCCTGCTGCAAGGGCTATTCTTCAAGAAGCTTATGCTGCTATACCAAACTCTGAGGAAATTTGGCTTGCAGCGTTTAAGCTTGAATTTGAGAATCATGAACCTGAAAGAGCAAGAATGCTGCTTGCTAAGGCTAGAGAAAGAGGTGGT
This sequence is a window from Hevea brasiliensis isolate MT/VB/25A 57/8 chromosome 10, ASM3005281v1, whole genome shotgun sequence. Protein-coding genes within it:
- the LOC110668238 gene encoding LOW QUALITY PROTEIN: protein STABILIZED1 (The sequence of the model RefSeq protein was modified relative to this genomic sequence to represent the inferred CDS: inserted 5 bases in 4 codons) → MVFVKSPNNKTLFLHVNPNITTLSALKNHIHSQSQIPISRQLFLLPSFSPVYNPNGLQNSDEILLSQLGITPYSTLTLYIPFLGGTQPPAPPKPRLDFLNSKPPPNYVAGLGRGATGFTTRSDIGPARAAPDLPDRSATTIGGASSAASGIGRGRGKGGEEEEDDEGDDKGYDENQKFDEFEGNDVGLFASAEYDEDDKEADAVWEAIDKRMDSRRKDRREARLKQEIEKYRASNPKITEQFADLKRKLYTLSAQEWESIPDIGDYSLRNKKRRFESFVPVPDTLLEKARQEQEHVTALDPKSRAAGGTETPWSQTPVTDLTAVGEGRGTVLSLKLDRLSDSVSGLTVVDPKGYLTDLKSMKITSDAEISDIKKARLLLKSVTQTNPKHPPGWIAAARLEEVAGKIQAARQLIQRGXEECPTNEDVWLEACRLASPDEAKAVIAKGVKSIPNSVKLWLQAAKLEHDDVNKSRVLRKGLEHIPDSVRLWKSVVELSNEENARTLLHRAVECCPLHVELWLALARLETYDNAKKVLNRAXEKLAKEPAIWITAAKLEEANGNTSMVGKIIERGIRALQREGLVIDRRXWMKEAEAAERAGSVVTCQAIIKNTIGIGVEEEDRKRTWVADAEECKKRGSIETARAIYAHALTVFLTKKSIWLKAAQLEKSHGTXESLFALLRKAVTYRPQAEVLWLMGAKEKWLAGDVPAARAILQEAYAAIPNSEEIWLAAFKLEFENHEPERARMLLAKARERGGTERVWMKSAIVERELGNTEEERRLVDEGLKRFPSFFKLWLMLGQLEERLGHLEKAKEVYESGLKHCPSCIPLWLSLANLEEKMNGLSKARAVLTMARKKNPQNPELWLAAVRAESRHGNKKEADILMAKALQECPNSGILWAASIEMVPRPQRKSKSMDALKKCDHDPHVISAVAKLFWHDRKVDKARTWLNRAVTLAPDVGDFWALYYKFELQHGTEENQKDVLKRCIAAEPRHGEKWQAISKAVENAHQQTEAILKKVVVALGKEENAAERH